In a single window of the Romeriopsis navalis LEGE 11480 genome:
- a CDS encoding SpoIID/LytB domain-containing protein — protein sequence MTTRSLIQWPLSVARLAKPKFISNIILLSGLFCLGLAAPAAAKGPVEIRVAIKRQAAQINIGSSVDAIVRNGAGKTVGEIKGMNGFVAVREGGRVALDKWKSGVISVQPKDANGVIWIGDRWYRGRVVIVPSGNGLTAVNWVDVEQYLYSVLGGEMSGSWHQEALKAQAVAARTYALYKQESSRNRLYDVVDTTASQVYRGIQDESTGTQLAVNATKGQVVTYNNRLILAAFHSSAGGKTDNVEEIWTRPLPYLRSVADFDQDAPVFRWNKTFSQSEISRLIGCKGGTVKAFQPVAKTAGERVKKMVVQTNKGNCVYKGRQIQQKLKLRSTKFAVRPVYKPIASANQKQPTKVIDRFEVVGSGFGHGLGLSQYGALGMAKKGYNYQQIVTHYYKNTRLSKVATPS from the coding sequence ATGACCACCCGATCCTTGATCCAGTGGCCGCTGTCTGTTGCCCGACTTGCCAAGCCTAAATTTATTTCTAATATCATCTTATTATCGGGACTATTTTGTCTGGGATTAGCGGCTCCGGCTGCGGCCAAAGGTCCAGTTGAAATCCGGGTAGCGATTAAGCGTCAAGCCGCTCAAATTAATATCGGTAGTTCCGTTGACGCGATTGTCCGTAATGGCGCGGGTAAAACCGTGGGTGAGATCAAGGGCATGAATGGCTTTGTGGCGGTTCGTGAGGGTGGACGTGTAGCGCTCGACAAATGGAAGTCGGGTGTGATCTCCGTCCAGCCGAAGGATGCGAACGGGGTGATTTGGATTGGTGATCGTTGGTATCGTGGCCGTGTGGTGATTGTGCCGAGCGGGAATGGCCTGACGGCGGTGAATTGGGTCGATGTCGAGCAATATCTCTACAGCGTGCTCGGTGGTGAAATGAGTGGCAGTTGGCACCAGGAAGCGCTGAAGGCCCAAGCCGTCGCGGCCCGTACCTATGCCCTGTATAAGCAAGAAAGTTCCCGGAATCGCTTGTATGACGTTGTGGATACGACGGCTTCCCAGGTTTATCGGGGCATTCAAGACGAGTCTACGGGGACACAGTTGGCGGTGAATGCCACTAAGGGACAGGTGGTCACGTATAACAACCGGCTGATCTTGGCGGCATTCCATTCCTCTGCGGGGGGGAAGACCGATAACGTTGAAGAGATTTGGACCCGTCCGTTGCCATATTTACGGTCGGTGGCGGACTTTGATCAAGATGCACCCGTATTTCGTTGGAATAAGACGTTTAGTCAGTCCGAAATAAGCCGTTTGATTGGCTGTAAGGGGGGTACGGTGAAGGCGTTCCAGCCCGTGGCGAAAACTGCAGGTGAACGCGTCAAAAAAATGGTGGTGCAAACCAACAAGGGAAATTGTGTTTACAAAGGGCGTCAAATTCAGCAAAAGCTGAAGCTTCGTAGTACTAAGTTCGCTGTACGTCCTGTCTATAAGCCGATTGCCAGTGCCAATCAGAAGCAGCCGACTAAAGTAATTGATCGATTTGAAGTCGTGGGCAGTGGATTTGGTCATGGCCTTGGGTTGAGCCAATATGGGGCTTTAGGTATGGCGAAGAAGGGCTACAATTACCAGCAAATTGTGACGCACTACTACAAAAATACGCGGCTCTCGAAGGTCGCGACCCCCAGCTAA
- a CDS encoding RNA polymerase sigma factor, producing the protein MPIPAFPEANHPIVKSLAQQSDQELLSLFQRYPETGQYFVALFCRYSPMLYPVVQRTAQSPVRADYLFALVWRHLFNELSGLDLTKLDNGLNFQAWLLNQTATQINQIDLPSLEDIHYDMKAASPPFWCYLDRSLDEMPPDMRLIVVMSQTFNWSETRIAAYLQAEGDSTSPASVKQRLEQGYALLEKHLPEDIRSIYLSGNSKA; encoded by the coding sequence GTGCCCATTCCAGCTTTTCCCGAGGCTAACCACCCAATCGTTAAATCCCTGGCGCAGCAAAGCGATCAGGAATTACTGAGTCTGTTCCAGCGTTACCCGGAGACGGGACAGTACTTTGTGGCGCTATTTTGTCGCTATAGTCCGATGCTCTATCCCGTGGTGCAGCGAACGGCCCAGTCGCCGGTGCGGGCGGACTACTTATTTGCCCTGGTTTGGCGGCATTTGTTCAATGAGTTGAGCGGCTTAGATCTGACTAAATTGGACAATGGTCTGAATTTCCAAGCCTGGTTATTGAATCAAACTGCCACCCAGATTAACCAAATCGATTTGCCTTCCCTGGAAGACATTCACTACGATATGAAGGCTGCCTCACCGCCATTTTGGTGCTACCTCGATCGCTCCTTAGATGAGATGCCGCCCGATATGCGATTGATTGTGGTGATGTCGCAGACGTTCAATTGGAGTGAGACGCGAATTGCGGCATACCTCCAAGCTGAAGGTGATTCGACCTCCCCTGCCAGCGTCAAGCAGCGACTGGAGCAAGGTTATGCGCTCCTTGAAAAACATTTGCCCGAGGACATTCGATCCATTTACTTGAGTGGGAACTCTAAAGCATAA
- a CDS encoding glyoxalase-like domain protein gives MLDALLPTLPLASLWSSLGDGLFSTQGIMVLLLAAYAGAMWTFLSSAPKVYTIMVSDLEVAKQFYEGMLNLAAADIPLHYYYNYDQSLGTGGMGMDPMLMPGSPSRIAPQTGADGLWYQLRKNAQLHIVTGANIGDRGRQRHISFDRDGLEQVLIRVQTRGLKYKIQQERPLDFLVKDYDGRTLELCEMRN, from the coding sequence ATGCTTGACGCCTTGCTACCAACGTTGCCTTTAGCCTCGCTTTGGTCATCCCTGGGGGATGGGTTATTTTCGACCCAAGGAATCATGGTACTGCTGCTCGCCGCCTACGCTGGAGCGATGTGGACATTTCTCAGCAGCGCCCCCAAGGTCTACACAATTATGGTTTCGGACCTGGAAGTGGCGAAGCAATTTTACGAAGGCATGCTCAACCTCGCCGCCGCTGATATTCCGCTGCATTACTACTACAACTACGACCAATCGCTCGGCACCGGCGGCATGGGCATGGATCCAATGTTAATGCCCGGTAGTCCCAGTCGCATTGCCCCTCAAACCGGTGCTGATGGACTCTGGTACCAGCTGCGCAAGAATGCCCAATTGCATATTGTGACTGGGGCAAATATTGGGGATCGCGGCCGCCAGCGCCACATCAGCTTCGATCGTGATGGGCTAGAACAGGTTTTGATCCGGGTCCAAACCCGTGGGCTGAAGTACAAAATCCAACAGGAACGCCCCCTCGACTTCCTGGTGAAAGATTATGACGGCCGCACGCTAGAACTCTGCGAAATGCGGAATTAA
- a CDS encoding DUF58 domain-containing protein, producing the protein MIPTARVYALLMGAAVMAVLGLLFWPGDGRLIVSLMVLLGLNILVLAMMLLDSLKGYAQLVKVERQGMPRLSIGRDNPVQLTVTNPGPKTTVQIRDGYPQPHFTVSEETLSAVLEPGITASLSYTVQPTMRGEYRWGVLQVRQLSPWGLAWLDQSLPQAQTVQVYPDLVGLRSLTLKLTLAAAGAIRQKRRLGIGTEFAELRDYNPGDDLRLIDWKATARRDRPLVRVLEPEQEQTLIILLDRGRLMTAQVQGLSRFDWGLNATLALALAGLNRGDKVGVAVFDRAIHTWIPPQRGQSHLNHLIERLTPIQPELLEPDYLGAANVLVRQQSRRALVVVITDLVDQTASAELLQALSRMAPRYLPFCVTLRDPQIDRQAAEFSTDVDDNFERAVALDLLAQRRKAFALLQQKGVLVLDAPANQISEQLVDRYLQLKLSNRL; encoded by the coding sequence ATGATTCCCACCGCACGGGTTTACGCACTGCTAATGGGCGCTGCTGTAATGGCCGTGCTGGGTCTATTGTTTTGGCCGGGTGACGGCCGGTTGATCGTATCGTTGATGGTTTTGCTCGGGCTGAATATATTGGTCTTGGCCATGATGTTGCTCGATAGTCTCAAGGGCTATGCGCAGTTGGTCAAGGTTGAGCGTCAGGGGATGCCGCGCTTGTCGATCGGGCGCGATAACCCGGTGCAATTGACGGTGACGAATCCTGGCCCCAAGACGACGGTGCAAATTCGGGATGGCTATCCTCAGCCGCATTTCACGGTTTCTGAGGAAACGCTTTCGGCGGTTCTAGAACCCGGTATCACCGCCTCCCTCAGCTATACCGTACAGCCGACAATGCGGGGTGAGTATCGCTGGGGGGTGTTGCAAGTGCGGCAGCTGAGTCCTTGGGGCTTAGCCTGGCTTGATCAGTCGCTGCCGCAAGCTCAGACAGTACAGGTTTATCCTGACTTGGTGGGCCTGCGATCGCTCACCTTGAAATTGACCCTCGCAGCGGCGGGCGCCATCCGCCAAAAGCGGCGTTTGGGAATTGGGACCGAATTTGCGGAGCTGCGGGATTATAACCCTGGCGACGATCTACGGTTAATTGACTGGAAGGCGACAGCACGGCGCGATCGGCCCTTGGTGCGGGTGCTGGAACCGGAACAGGAACAAACCCTCATTATTTTGCTCGATCGTGGGCGGCTGATGACGGCCCAGGTGCAGGGACTGAGCCGCTTTGACTGGGGCCTGAACGCGACGCTGGCCTTGGCCCTCGCGGGGCTAAATCGTGGCGACAAGGTCGGTGTGGCGGTCTTTGATCGGGCGATTCATACTTGGATTCCGCCGCAGCGGGGGCAGTCGCATCTGAATCATTTAATCGAACGCTTGACCCCAATTCAGCCGGAACTACTGGAGCCAGATTATCTCGGGGCCGCGAATGTTTTAGTCCGACAGCAAAGCCGCCGGGCTTTAGTGGTGGTGATTACGGATCTCGTTGATCAGACGGCTTCTGCGGAGCTGTTGCAAGCCCTCAGTCGGATGGCTCCCCGCTATTTACCATTCTGCGTCACACTGCGGGATCCGCAAATTGATCGCCAAGCAGCAGAGTTTTCCACTGATGTGGATGATAATTTCGAGCGTGCTGTGGCCTTAGACTTACTGGCCCAGCGGCGTAAAGCCTTTGCCTTACTCCAGCAAAAAGGTGTCTTGGTGTTGGATGCTCCCGCCAACCAGATTTCGGAACAGTTAGTCGATCGCTACCTACAACTCAAACTCAGCAATCGCTTATAG
- a CDS encoding ribonuclease R family protein, with product MEFSIAELLAYLSPEKFVAPKTLEQKLDCQDDSSLRRLQVALDGLEKIGVVEKERGKYRRIAQDEVVEGRLRCSSKGFCFAIQDSEGADDIYIRESQLNSAWNGDRVLVRVTKEGSRRRSPEGEVRVILERANPSVLARIKQIEAGEFRAAPLDDRLLFELDLPDAPEDLDQALEQLAHIEVMRYPLGQHRPKGRVAKVLGSDEEAGDLDIVCCKHDLPSDFPPHVMEAAKSISTKITKAEIKRRLDLRSVPTFTIKTDAEESADDAITLEEVEDGNWQLGIHIADVAHYVTASTPLDREAQKRGVSVYLGDINIPMLPSEITDGLCSLKVGKDRLAVSVLILLDATGNLLEFEIQPTIINVDYRLSYEQAEAILAGKKGKEVKPFSKIAKTIVQLDKLSHELKDQRRERGAFELNLPEKIYSRADGIETPEEADKYTFSKFHYDDEGALGAIVVADTAPIHSMLVELMVLTNRIVASHMSALSLPAVYRVHPTPDLKDVEDLIKLASSMEIELPLENAEELHPRDYQNFTKQFSESTAERVLTYLLLATLKPAFYSMTPKAHFGLALEESYVHFAAPVRRYPDLLIHRALHAMFKDGRAGKSARSKEKVELRHSSCHGNIAWNVLPPEVQSELEEYFGMVVVHITDREKIAQDAENDLEGLKKAELMKERTGEIFHGVITGVQSYGLFVEIEELLVEGLVHVSSLKDDWYEFRSRQQTLVGRKNRKQYRLGDRIEVQVKSVDYYRQQIDLITVGSEAEDGEFAGDDSMETAEDVGESDVIDEANITDGEPLEVVEVEFDDDAEDE from the coding sequence ATGGAATTTTCGATCGCCGAATTGCTGGCATATCTGTCCCCCGAAAAGTTCGTTGCCCCCAAAACCCTGGAGCAAAAGCTCGATTGCCAAGACGATAGTAGTCTGCGCCGGTTGCAGGTCGCCCTCGACGGATTAGAAAAAATTGGGGTCGTCGAGAAAGAGCGTGGCAAATATCGGAGAATCGCCCAAGACGAAGTCGTAGAAGGCCGGTTGCGCTGCTCCAGCAAAGGCTTCTGCTTCGCGATTCAAGATAGTGAAGGGGCGGATGATATCTATATTCGTGAAAGTCAGCTAAACAGTGCTTGGAACGGCGATCGGGTCTTGGTCCGCGTCACCAAGGAAGGGAGCCGGCGGCGCAGTCCCGAAGGGGAAGTCCGCGTGATTCTCGAACGGGCCAATCCATCCGTCTTAGCCCGGATCAAGCAAATTGAGGCCGGGGAGTTTCGGGCCGCGCCCTTGGACGATCGGCTCCTCTTCGAACTTGATTTGCCCGATGCCCCAGAAGATTTGGATCAGGCACTTGAGCAATTAGCCCACATCGAAGTGATGCGCTACCCGCTCGGACAACATCGCCCTAAAGGTCGCGTGGCCAAGGTTTTGGGCAGCGACGAAGAAGCCGGCGATCTTGATATTGTTTGCTGTAAGCACGACTTACCCAGCGACTTTCCACCCCATGTGATGGAAGCGGCCAAAAGTATCTCAACCAAGATTACCAAGGCCGAAATTAAGCGGCGACTCGATCTGCGCTCAGTGCCCACCTTCACCATTAAGACGGATGCCGAGGAAAGCGCCGATGACGCCATTACCTTAGAAGAAGTCGAGGATGGGAATTGGCAACTGGGAATTCACATTGCCGATGTCGCCCATTACGTGACGGCTTCGACGCCTCTCGATCGCGAAGCCCAAAAACGCGGCGTTTCCGTTTACCTCGGGGATATTAATATCCCGATGCTACCGAGCGAGATTACCGATGGCCTCTGCTCCTTGAAAGTCGGGAAAGATCGACTGGCCGTGTCGGTCCTCATTCTCTTGGATGCCACAGGGAATCTCTTAGAATTCGAGATTCAGCCGACCATCATTAACGTCGATTATCGGCTGAGCTATGAGCAAGCTGAAGCAATTCTCGCAGGAAAAAAAGGCAAAGAGGTAAAACCCTTCAGCAAAATTGCCAAAACCATTGTGCAGTTGGATAAACTCAGCCATGAACTCAAGGACCAACGGCGGGAGCGGGGCGCGTTTGAACTGAACTTACCCGAGAAGATTTATTCCCGGGCCGATGGGATTGAGACCCCGGAAGAAGCTGATAAATATACGTTTAGTAAGTTCCACTATGACGATGAGGGCGCATTAGGGGCGATCGTTGTCGCCGACACCGCCCCGATTCACTCCATGCTGGTGGAGCTCATGGTCTTGACGAATCGGATTGTGGCCTCTCATATGAGTGCTTTGAGCCTACCGGCGGTCTACCGGGTGCATCCCACACCTGACCTGAAGGACGTAGAAGATCTGATCAAGCTGGCATCCAGCATGGAAATTGAGTTGCCATTGGAGAATGCGGAGGAGCTACATCCCCGCGACTACCAGAATTTCACTAAACAATTCTCAGAATCAACAGCCGAGCGCGTCCTCACCTACCTACTGCTCGCCACGCTCAAACCCGCGTTCTACAGCATGACCCCCAAGGCCCACTTTGGCCTTGCTTTGGAAGAAAGCTACGTACATTTCGCCGCACCAGTGCGGCGCTATCCTGACTTGCTGATCCACCGCGCCTTGCATGCCATGTTCAAGGATGGACGCGCCGGTAAATCTGCTCGGTCGAAGGAAAAAGTTGAATTGCGCCATAGCAGCTGTCACGGCAATATTGCCTGGAATGTGCTGCCGCCCGAGGTGCAGTCCGAGTTAGAGGAATACTTTGGCATGGTGGTCGTGCATATCACCGATCGCGAGAAAATTGCCCAAGATGCGGAGAATGATCTTGAAGGTTTGAAAAAAGCCGAACTGATGAAGGAACGCACGGGGGAGATCTTCCACGGGGTGATTACCGGTGTGCAGTCCTATGGTTTATTTGTCGAGATTGAAGAACTGTTAGTGGAAGGATTAGTGCATGTCAGTTCGCTGAAGGACGACTGGTACGAATTCCGCTCGCGCCAACAAACTTTGGTGGGCCGCAAAAATCGCAAACAATATCGCCTGGGCGACCGCATCGAGGTGCAGGTGAAGAGCGTTGATTACTATCGCCAACAAATCGATCTAATTACCGTGGGCAGTGAAGCCGAAGATGGCGAATTCGCCGGCGATGACAGCATGGAAACGGCTGAAGACGTAGGTGAAAGCGATGTCATTGATGAGGCCAACATCACCGATGGGGAGCCCCTCGAGGTCGTTGAGGTCGAGTTCGATGACGATGCCGAAGATGAATAA
- a CDS encoding ribonuclease Z: MEITFLGTSSGVPTRSRNVSGVVMKLPQRAELWLFDCGEGTQHQLIKSDLRSSQIRRIFITHMHGDHIFGLMGLLASCGLAGNVEQIDLYGPPDLADYIKACRRYSHTHFSYPLRIHPIQPGIVFEDEHFTVTCELLKHRIPAHGYRIIERDRPGQFDVEKAQALGIPFGPLYGKLKQGESITLEDGQVIHGPDLCGPTEIGRKVVYCTDTVFCDNAISLAADADVLIHETTFSHQDADMAFQRMHSTSTMAAQVALSAQAKTLIMTHFSPRYAPGNNLQLKDLLTEARAIFPNTEMASDFWTYTVPRRRSDQPRPNRSQAVGAKSKPSKPKKKAKSPAAESSDSDA; encoded by the coding sequence TTGGAAATTACCTTCCTCGGTACGAGCTCTGGGGTGCCGACCCGATCGCGAAACGTCTCTGGCGTGGTCATGAAACTACCCCAGCGGGCCGAATTATGGCTATTTGACTGCGGCGAAGGCACACAACACCAACTGATCAAGAGTGACTTACGATCGAGCCAGATCCGCCGGATTTTCATCACCCATATGCATGGCGACCATATTTTTGGGTTGATGGGTTTGCTGGCTAGCTGCGGTCTGGCCGGAAATGTGGAACAAATTGACCTATATGGTCCACCCGATTTAGCCGATTACATCAAGGCCTGTCGCCGCTATTCGCACACCCACTTCTCCTACCCGCTCAGAATCCATCCCATCCAACCTGGGATTGTGTTCGAAGACGAGCATTTCACGGTCACCTGCGAATTGCTGAAGCATCGGATTCCTGCCCATGGCTACCGCATCATCGAGCGCGATCGACCCGGCCAATTTGATGTGGAGAAGGCGCAAGCCCTGGGAATTCCCTTTGGCCCACTCTACGGCAAACTCAAGCAGGGCGAATCGATCACCCTGGAAGATGGGCAGGTGATCCATGGTCCCGACTTATGTGGTCCCACAGAAATTGGGCGGAAGGTAGTTTACTGCACCGACACGGTATTTTGCGATAACGCAATCAGCTTGGCGGCAGATGCGGATGTCCTCATCCATGAAACGACGTTCTCCCATCAGGATGCGGATATGGCCTTCCAACGCATGCATTCCACCTCCACGATGGCGGCCCAAGTTGCACTGAGCGCTCAGGCTAAAACCCTGATCATGACGCATTTTAGCCCGCGCTATGCGCCTGGCAACAACCTACAACTGAAGGACTTACTAACGGAAGCCAGAGCGATTTTTCCAAATACCGAAATGGCCTCAGACTTCTGGACTTATACGGTACCCCGACGACGATCCGATCAACCCCGCCCAAACCGCAGTCAAGCCGTCGGCGCCAAATCGAAACCCAGTAAACCCAAGAAAAAAGCCAAATCGCCGGCGGCTGAGTCATCTGATTCGGACGCTTGA
- a CDS encoding tetratricopeptide repeat protein, with translation MLWFDHPKQWKYTLLASAVALSCWGMPLSLTSQASDLNRQLAIPLNNGTLNTQRREADRLMRLGGQQRRQGAFTKAIDSWEEALSIYRNLRDVEAQGVVYEFLGGTYADLGRYVNAEDAMRRRLAIARDLGDYQGQIFGANNLGTVLLQRNQPQAADELFGEALEIAQSIKHAGGTGLSYSNLGLAAYALSKPVEAVRYYNQATTYRRQAKDVLGEANTQNNLGDAYRAMGEYRQAAGAYQMALLLSRQSIDRPSQIRATEGLGFAYEGLGLSTVAVDYLERRLKLAREDNNSAEVLEALQTLAAYFRRNGDFTNTENYYQQAIAVALAIGDKQTQKVVQRQLEDLRLREAVKQQAAERRR, from the coding sequence ATGTTGTGGTTTGACCATCCCAAGCAGTGGAAATATACGTTGCTGGCCAGTGCGGTAGCGCTTTCCTGTTGGGGGATGCCCCTGTCGCTTACGTCCCAGGCTTCTGATCTGAATCGACAGCTCGCGATTCCGCTCAATAATGGCACGCTGAATACGCAGCGTCGTGAAGCCGATCGGCTCATGCGATTAGGCGGTCAACAACGCCGCCAAGGGGCATTCACCAAAGCGATTGACTCTTGGGAGGAAGCCCTGTCAATTTATCGCAACCTCCGGGATGTCGAGGCGCAAGGCGTCGTTTATGAGTTCCTGGGGGGAACCTATGCGGATCTTGGCCGCTATGTTAACGCTGAAGATGCGATGCGGCGGCGGTTGGCGATCGCCCGTGACTTGGGTGATTATCAAGGACAGATTTTTGGGGCGAATAATCTGGGGACGGTGTTGCTCCAGCGCAATCAACCCCAAGCGGCGGATGAATTATTTGGGGAAGCCCTAGAGATTGCCCAGAGTATTAAGCATGCCGGGGGGACCGGGTTGTCCTATAGCAATTTAGGCTTGGCCGCCTATGCCTTAAGTAAACCGGTTGAGGCGGTGCGGTATTACAACCAAGCCACGACCTATCGCCGTCAAGCAAAAGACGTGTTGGGCGAAGCGAACACGCAGAATAATTTGGGCGACGCCTATCGTGCTATGGGGGAGTATCGCCAAGCGGCGGGGGCCTATCAGATGGCGCTCTTGCTATCGCGTCAGAGCATTGACCGCCCGTCGCAAATCCGGGCGACTGAAGGATTAGGCTTTGCCTACGAGGGATTGGGCCTATCCACGGTCGCCGTCGATTATTTAGAGCGGCGTTTGAAGTTAGCGCGTGAAGATAATAATTCCGCTGAAGTGCTTGAGGCACTCCAAACCTTGGCGGCCTATTTCCGCCGGAATGGGGACTTTACGAATACGGAAAATTACTATCAGCAAGCGATCGCGGTGGCCTTGGCGATCGGGGATAAGCAGACACAAAAAGTGGTGCAGCGCCAACTAGAGGATCTCCGCCTGCGTGAAGCGGTCAAACAGCAAGCGGCAGAGCGGCGGCGTTAA